The sequence below is a genomic window from Bos javanicus breed banteng chromosome 5, ARS-OSU_banteng_1.0, whole genome shotgun sequence.
TGTCCTTGCACctggaaagaaaaacagcagatTGGAGCAGGGTGATTGGCCAGAATGCAGGGCAGCCCATTTTTCCCTCCTGAGCCTGAAAACACCCCTCAGTCTCCACAACATCAGTGTCCAGTACTCCCAGCTCCCCTCTCCTACATCAGAGCCCCATCACCAGGACACTCTCTGAACATAAACTCCCCACCACCCCCGGTCCAGCCCACTGCCCCCATGCTGCCCCGGCTCACCCAGAGTGGACCCCAAGCCCCTCACTCACCAGAGCACCTCACACCAGCATCCTCCTCATGCTTGCAGTCGCTCTGCCCCCAGGGCTCTGCAGCACAGTCCCATAGGGAGGACTCCCGGCCTCCACACCGCACCTCGTCCAGCCAGATGCTCCCATTTCCAGGGCCAAACTCTGCGCCCTGCATGGCTTCCAGGGCTGGGCCACAGCCCAGCTGCTGACACACCACCTCGGCCTCTGCCAGGCTCCAGGAGTCATCGCACACAGTGCCCCAGGAGCCGCTGTGCCAGACCTCCACCCGCCCTGAGCACTCACTGTCTCCTCCCCTGAGTTGGAGCTTCTCCCTGTCTGAAAAGGCAGCAGCCCCTCCTGTGACTGTCTTGGTGGGAGCGAGCCCCTGGAAGTCACAGGGTGGGGCTGACATACCTGTGCAGGGGGCAGCAGTCGGacagctcttgggtcttcttCCTGCAGAGGCAACAATGGGAAGCTATAGTTCAGGGACAGCTGGGGGAGGTCTTGTTCCCAAACATGAGTAACTAAGGTTTTTGGTCACAGTCAGATGACGAGAGACCACAGAAGCTTCACCATCTACTTGGCTGAGAGGGTCAGTGCATGTTATCAGCAGCTGAAATTACTGTATCTAATTAGTTGTTTACCAgaacaacagcaaacaaacagacacagagacaaaTACAAACATACACCTACATTTTGTAGACTCAACCAAAACCCATCAATTAAATCTGAAAATATGAAATCATACTAACGACATCCTACATGGTTGGGAGTGACACAGAAACAGACAGTAAGTCACCTGCACACGAGATATAGGCTTCCTCCTTTGGAGAGCATGAGTTGTAATTCCAAGAGTCAGAAGGACACTGCCAGAGAGAGGTATCAGTTTTCCGACACTGGATTCCATCTACCCAGTGGGGTCTTGAACCTTCCCTAAGAGCAACAGAAGAGTTGAGACTTCCACTGTCCCCACAGCCGAGCTGTCTGCAGATGATGGACACGGTGATGTCTTCCATGGGGCTGCGGCAGACACTGCCCCAAGTCCCATTGTAGAAAACTTCCAGCCACCCAGCACACTGCTGGTCCTCGCTCACCATCCTGAGGGCCAGGAACTCTAAGATTGAAAGGGAGGAGACAGGACACAGTGAGcactccactcagtgctctgggTTTTCCTCTCCCCCAGAAGTTGTGACCATACACCCCTGACCCAGCGGAGGAGATGCCCACTGGGTGACAAGACTGACTTTTACCTCCCTTTCACCTGACTTTGTCCATTAATGTCTATATACCTATTTCTACCACAACAATGTAGATATGAACAGAGAGCAAGACGAACTTGGGCACCTGCAGTGACAGGAGCTGATTCCTGCTTCCTGACAAAACTTCTAAAAGAATGGAAAGTGATGTGGACAGTGAGGTGGTCAACAGAATAACGGACCCCCAGAGATGTCCATAGCCTAATCCCAGAACCTGTGATATGTTACCTTACATTTCAAAAGGGactttacagatgtgattaaTAAGGACCTTGGGATGGAGAGATAAAGCTCAAATATTGAGGATTAACTATGTGAGCTCAGCCTAACACATCTTTAAACTCACTACACTGAGAAATGCATCATTTTTCCCAGTTCCAGTCGAGGGAAATGTGAGTGAGGGAGAACCGTTGGAAGAGGCACTGTTGTtgaagaagaagaataaagaggGCTCTGAGCTCAGAAATGAGGCCACACAGGAACCACAAAAGGCTGGGAAAGGAGTCCTCCCCAGAGACTCCAGGAAGAACCAGCCCTGTGGACACTGGGATTTGGCCCACAGAGACTCTCTTCAGACTCCTAGCAAACAGAACTATAGAGGAAAAATCTGAGCTTTcactatgccaggctcctctgtccatgggattctcaggcaagaataatggaatgggttgttatcccctcctccaggggatcttcctaacccagggacttaacccacatctcttacatgccctgcattggcaggcaggttctttaccactagggcaaCTTGGGTATCCCAGGATTTCAAGATGTTACTACCACAGGTAACTGCAGAATGAGCCCTGCTTTCAAGTGTTAACTGTAAGAAATGGCTCTGCCAGGAAACACTGGTGAGAAGAAAGGACCAGAATCTCAGCTGATGCAGGAGGAAGTGAAAGCACCTCATCTTCACGTCTGCTGGAAAGACAGGCTCCATGGGAGGAAGCCTCCTACTCTGGTCCTTTCAGCATCTCTCCCTCAGGGCTCAGACCCCTGTCCTCCAGGGCCCCACCCCTGTCCCAAACTGTGGACAGTGTGCAGCGCGCACCTGAGCAGATGACCCCCGCATCCTCCTTGTGTCTGCAGTCATGCCGCCCCCAGCCTCTGGAAGGGCACCTCCACACGTGGGACTCATTTCCTGTGCAGTTCAGGTCGTCCAGCCAGATGGGCCCTGATCCCGCCCCAAAGTGAGCAGACCCCGTGGCATTGAGGgcttctccacagcccagctgcctgcACACCACGTGGGCATCGTCCAGGTCCCAGCCGTCATCACAGATGGTGCCCCAGGAGCCCTGGTCAAAGATTTCCACTCTCCCGGCGCAGTGACTGCCCCCTTCCACCAGGCGGAGCTGTCTGCTGTctgaggagagagaaatgggacAATGGGACGGTGACAGGGTTGTAAAGGGTCTTCTGTTCTGTGGGACCCTCACCTGAGCAGTAGAGGGCGCTCTCCTCTGAGGCTGCAGAGCCTGCTGGTTCTGACAGGGAGTCATTGCACTGGGGCAGCGCCTGGGTCTGGTTTCCTGAAGAAACAGCAATGATCAAGGTGTTGGTGATTGAAAAACAGGAAACTGAATTAAACTAAATAATGACAAGCAGTGGGGTCTGAGAAGAAAACTGTAACATAGCAGTTTTtgcagttgtttagttgctcagtagtttccaactctttttgacactatggactgtagtacaccagcttcctccgtccatggaattcttgaggcaagaatactgggatgggttgacgtttcctcctccaggggatcttccccaaccaggaatcgaaatgtcatctcctgtatttcctgcattggccagcggattctttaccactgagcctttgGGGAAACCCAGGTTAACATAGCCATAAATTTTTCATAACTTTGGTGTTTGCCTCTGCTATGAAGAGTTCTGCTTCTCACAGTGCCACAATTTTTGTCTCAAGCACTAAGAATGAGTTAAATAAGTTCTgtccctaaagtgaaagtgaagtcactcagtcgtgtcctactctttgcgacaccgtggactgcagcctaccaggctcctctgtccatggaattctccaggcgagaatactggagtgggttgccatttccttctccaggggatcttccagacccagggatcaaacccaggtctcccacattgcaggcagacgctttaacctctgagccaccagggaagccctaaatctaTCTGTCCCTAAATCTATCCCTAAAtagaagaagcaaaataaaacactttctgAAGTATTTCTACAATTTGTCATCTACaatgtctgtatttttaaaaatatttattgaaaatagatCTCATGAGAAACCAAGAGGAAATGTAGACATTAGAAACAATTCCCCAGGATATTCAGCTACTAGAGTTACTTGACAGAGAATTTAAAGAGCCTTGATTAAGGTGCTCATGGAATTAACTGACAAAATGTGCACCctgatggaaaaaaacaaataatgataacaaaaacaaataaaaattctagAGCTGAAAAACTTACTAGTTGAAATTAAGAACTACAGAATTAGTATATCAGCACATTAGCTCAGCATAAGGGAGAATCAATAAAGTGGAAGGTCATAGGACAAATAGACCTCTATTTAGAAAGGCAGGCCACATAGTAAGTGTCCCAATTAcactgctgtataacaaattataaaaacagCCTCTGAAGcaatagatatgtgtgtgtgtgtgtgtgtgtgtgtgtgtgtgtgtacccacaCTCTTCATTTTCTTAAGCCTTCCTGGGTCAGTTATTTGAGAAAGACTCAACTTGGCAGTTGTGTCTTGGGATTTTTCATGTAGTTGCATTTAGATGTCATCTGGGGTTGAAGTCAGCTGAGGACTTGACTGCACTTTGGTTAATAAGGAAATTTCTTGAATTATTCTAGGGATAAAAGGACATCATGACTGCAACCTAATTCAGAAAGACTTTACATATTTATGGAGAAATGGggcaggagggagacagagagagaaagagaggaagattaCAGCAAAATACTAATATTGGGAGATCCAGGTAAATGTCATttggaatttttatattatttttgcaactttcaGGTCTCAAATTaggtcaaaataaaaaaaattaaaaggtgaaaataagtcagaaagaattaATTCCTAGGATACTTTcactaaaagaaatataaataatttcaaaaaagtgAAACACCTAGGAGAAAATCtagtaaaaaatgggcaaaacctCTGATAGACCTAACTGAAAGGAGGGATATGTCATGTCAGTGAATTGGGAGACTCAAACGTCTCAAAGTCAATCATCCTCAAATTTCTGGTAGATTAAATATAATCTCAATCAAAATACATTTATGAAGTTTCTTTTGGTGAAAAATAacaaactaatttcaaaaattcttttaaaacataaaaggcCAAGAATGACCAACACAGTTGGCAAGAAAAACAACATAGTTAGTTAATATAAAGTaactcttatttaacttatatgcagagtacatcatgagaaacgctgggctggaagaagcataagctggaattaagattgtcgggagaaatatcaataacctcagatatgcaaatgacaccaccgttatggcagaaggtgaagaggaactaaaaagcctcttgatgaaggtgaaaaaggagagtgaaaaagttggcttgaagctcaacattcagaaaactaagatcatggcatctggtccatcacttcatggcaaatagatggggaaacagtggaaatggtgtcagactttattttggggggctccaaaatcactgcagatggtgactgtagccatgaaatcagaagacgcttactccttggaaggaaagttatgaccaacctaggtagcatattcaaaagtggagacattactttgccaacaaaggtccgtctagtcaagactatggtttttccagtagtcatgtatggatgtgagagttggactgtgaagaaagctgagtgccaaagaactgatgctttgaactgtgatgttggagaagactcttgagagtcccttggactgcaaggagattcaaccagtccatcctaaaggagatcagtcctgggtattctttggaatgatgctaaagctgaaactccagtactttggccacctcatgtgaagagttaactcattggaaaagactctgatgctgggaggtattgggggcagaaggagaaggggatgacagaggatgagatggctggattgcatcaccaactcgatggacataagtttgagtaaactccgggagttggtgatggacagggaggcctggtgtgctgtgattcatggggtcacaaagagtcggacatgattgagtgactgaactgaattgaactgaactcttgTGAATTAAAATTACCCAAACTTACTATAAAATtacaataattaagaaaatatagtGTTTGTGCAAGGATAGACAAATGATAcaatggaatagaacagagagTCTAAAAAAAGGCTTAGACACACATGCCCTTCTCCTTATGGCAAAGGTGGCACACAGTGGAGACAAAAATCTTTTCAGAAAAAGATTCTGAGTCAATTAGATGTCAGTATGAAATGTGACCCTTATCTTACATAGGTATCAATCTCAGAAGGAATATACAATTATATTCAAGAGAAAAGTAAACTTCTATAAGACACTATTGAAGAATGTTTTTATGGTCTTGGAGTAAGCAAAGTTCTTTTCAAAAGGATATAAGAAGTACTAAATATACCGGGAAAAACTAGTAAGTTATATTTCCTTAAGATTAAGAACTTCGCTCATCTAAGGACACAgtaccattaagaaaatgaaaataaaagaccaagGATTAAATAAATAGCATAGATTTTCACCCAAAGTCATTGTCATGGTAAGTTGTGGCATCATATTTGTAATAGTCAAGGACAGGAAACAATTCAAATCTCTACCATCAGTCAAATGGATCAGTATATTGTCATGTGATCATTCAAAGAACTACTctacagtaataaaaatgaataatcagCTGCTATAAACAACATCATGAGTGAATCCCAAACATAATGTTGAgtcaaagaagtcagacacacaaGAAAACATACTGCATgattttatataaagttcaaaaatcactaaaatatcctatggttgttgttattgttgttgtccaACTGCCCAGTCATGCCcaacctttgcgaccccatggactgcagcatgccaggcctccctgtccctcaccatctcctggagtttgtccaagttcatgttcattgcatcagtaatgacatccagtcatctcatcctctgacaccctcttctccttctgccctcaatctttcccagcttcagagacTTTCCCAacgagtcatctgttcacatcagatgaccaaaatactggaacttcagcttcagcatcagtccttccagtgaatattctatGGTAGTAAAAGTTAAACTGTTTTCACTGGAGAGGACACAGGACAGAGTTACTGGGAGGCAACAGTGACTCTGTAGTGCCGGGAATGTTCTCTTGGCTTATCTGGGCTG
It includes:
- the LOC133248777 gene encoding antigen WC1.1-like, whose translation is MSAPPCDFQGLAPTKTVTGGAAAFSDREKLQLRGGDSECSGRVEVWHSGSWGTVCDDSWSLAEAEVVCQQLGCGPALEAMQGAEFGPGNGSIWLDEVRCGGRESSLWDCAAEPWGQSDCKHEEDAGVRCSALSSYEDALAEAVYEELDYLVTQKEGLLGSPGGCLCLLSWDLWLSPLTDCVGLLNVFRPNVCPTITEAAPTKW